One genomic region from Bacteroidota bacterium encodes:
- a CDS encoding GPW/gp25 family protein, with translation MGAEKIGEKGFLGSGWGFPPTFNKSKRSVEMLSDEEDIMSSLQILMTTSLGERVLRSKYGSKVPDMVFEPMDSSQRAVLRQHIIDSINLYEPRITPLDVTINMDTLAGKVEIQVDFKVVASNNRRNFVHPFYILEGTEVTK, from the coding sequence ATGGGAGCTGAAAAAATAGGGGAAAAAGGATTTTTGGGAAGCGGCTGGGGCTTTCCTCCCACCTTCAACAAATCCAAGCGCAGTGTCGAGATGCTCTCCGACGAAGAGGACATTATGAGCAGCTTGCAGATTTTGATGACCACAAGCCTTGGCGAACGCGTTTTGCGCAGCAAATACGGCAGCAAAGTCCCCGATATGGTATTTGAACCGATGGACAGTTCCCAACGTGCAGTTTTGCGCCAACATATCATCGATTCGATCAATCTCTATGAGCCCCGTATCACGCCGCTTGATGTGACGATCAACATGGATACCCTCGCAGGCAAGGTCGAAATCCAAGTGGACTTCAAGGTGGTCGCCTCCAACAACCGCCGAAATTTTGTGCATCCGTTTTACATTTTGGAAGGAACGGAGGTGACGAAATGA